In Erigeron canadensis isolate Cc75 chromosome 6, C_canadensis_v1, whole genome shotgun sequence, the following are encoded in one genomic region:
- the LOC122605751 gene encoding ascus wall endo-1,3(4)-beta-glucanase-like, which yields MLILWSYLFLFTFGYNSPVPSLAQPTTTITTGSPFTFPAARSTVLPDPSTYFSSNLLSSPLPTNTFFQNFVLNNGSQPEYIHPYLIQSSFSSLSVSYPFIFSNSSFTSQIFSPDFTISGLNNPNPNQTHVISSFDDLSVTLDIKPSLRFFLVRGSPFLTCQVLQSLKLSISTIHKVVNFVPNSSKTRFKINLDNGQTWILYASSPITLSHDVSKIFSKEYSGVIRLAVLPNSNSKYESVLDKFSTRYPVSGRAVFSKPSSVEYKWEKKGSGDFLMLANPLHIRLLDDDSDIKILDDFKYNSIDGELVGVVGDSWVLKTDLVPITWHSIKGVKQESYPEIIKALMQDVKELNSSNISTTSSYFFGKLVARGARLALIAEEIGYLNVMPKIKTFLKGTIEPWLNGTFDGNAFLYDKSWRGLITRAGSNDTTGDFGFGIYNDHHFHIGYYLYGIAVLAKIDPDWGRKYRPQAYSLMLDFMTLDKGPDLKYTRLRNFDSWKLHSWAAGLTEFENGRNQESTSEAVNAYYSAALMGLAYEDKRLVTLATLLTTVEIHAAQTWWHVKEDSKLYGADFTRENRVVGILWANKRDSILWFAPADQREFRLGIQLLPITPIAEVLFSDVEYVKQLVDWTLPSLKRKGVGEGWKGFVYALEGIYENNIALKKIRKLTGHDDGNSLSNMLWWIFSRG from the coding sequence ATGCTAATTTTATGGTCTTATTTGTTTCTTTTCACATTTGGATACAACTCCCCTGTACCCTCTCTAGCTCAGcctaccaccaccatcaccaccggCAGCCCATTCACTTTTCCAGCGGCCCGGTCCACTGTCTTACCCGACCCGTCAACATACTTCTCTTCCAACCTCCTTTCATCTCCTCTCCCCACTAACACATTCTTCCAAAACTTTGTTCTCAACAATGGCAGTCAACCAGAATACATACACCCATATCTCATTcaatcatcattttcatcacttTCTGTTTCTTACCCATTTATCTTCTCCAACTCTTCTTTCACATCCCAAATCTTTAGCCCGGATTTCACCATATCCGGGTTAAATAACCCGAATCCGAACCAAACCCATGTCATATCTTCCTTTGATGACCTTAGTGTCACTTTAGACATTAAACCCAGCTTAAGATTCTTTCTTGTTAGAGGCAGCCCATTCTTAACATGTCAGGTATTACAAAGTTTGAAACTTTCCATTTCAACTATTCataaagttgttaactttgttcCTAATTCATCAAAAACTAGATTTAAGATTAATCTTGATAATGGTCAAACATGGATTTTGTATGCATCTTCACCTATAACTTTGTCCCATGATGTTTCCAAGATTTTTTCAAAAGAATATAGTGGTGTAATAAGACTTGCTGTATTGCCTAACTCGAATTCTAAATATGAATCGGTTCTTGATAAGTTTAGTACTCGTTATCCTGTTTCGGGTCGTGCTGTGTTTAGTAAACCATCTTCTGTTGAATACAAATGGGAGAAGAAAGGGAGTGGTGATTTTTTAATGTTAGCAAACCCTTTACATATTCGTCTTCTTGACGACGATAGTGATATTAAGATTCTTGATGATTTCAAGTACAATAGTATAGATGGTGAGCTTGTTGGTGTTGTTGGTGATTCATGGGTCTTGAAAACAGATTTGGTTCCTATAACGTGGCATTCGATAAAAGGCGTTAAACAAGAGTCATACCCTGAAATTATCAAGGCACTTATGCAAGATGTGAAGGAATTGAATTCAAGTAACATATCTACTACATCATCATACTTTTTTGGGAAATTGGTAGCAAGGGGAGCTAGGTTAGCATTGATAGCTGAAGAGATTGGTTATCTTAATGTGATGCCGAAAATTAAAACTTTCTTGAAAGGTACTATTGAGCCATGGTTAAATGGTACATTTGATGGTAACGCGTTTTTGTATGATAAATCATGGCGTGGACTTATAACTAGAGCAGGGTCTAATGATACTACAGGAGATTTTGGTTTTGGGATCTACAATGATCACCATTTTCATATCGGTTACTATCTTTATGGAATTGCTGTCCTTGCTAAGATAGATCCTGATTGGGGAAGAAAGTATAGACCTCAAGCATACTCTTTGATGCTAGATTTCATGACATTGGATAAAGGTCCAGATTTGAAGTATACCCGTTTAAGAAACTTTGATTCGTGGAAGCTACACTCATGGGCTGCAGGATTGACAGAATTTGAAAATGGAAGGAATCAAGAAAGTACAAGTGAAGCTGTGAACGCGTATTACTCTGCTGCTTTAATGGGGTTAGCTTATGAAGATAAACGTCTAGTTACACTTGCAACGTTGCTTACCACGGTTGAAATTCATGCTGCACAAACATGGTGGCATGTTAAAGAAGACAGTAAACTCTATGGTGCAGATTTCACTCGTGAGAATAGAGTCGTGGGAATTCTTTGGGCTAACAAAAGAGATAGTATCCTATGGTTTGCCCCAGCCGATCAGAGAGAGTTTAGGCTCGGAATTCAGCTACTCCCTATTACACCGATCGCAGAAGTCTTATTTTCGGATGTGGAGTATGTAAAACAGCTTGTAGATTGGACTTTGccttctttgaaaagaaaaggtGTTGGTGAAGGATGGAAAGGATTTGTGTATGCATTGGAAGGTATTTATGAGAACAATATTGCTCTCAAGAAAATCAGAAAGTTAACTGGACATGATGATGGGAATTCACTAAGTAATATGTTATGGTGGATCTTTAGCAGGGGATGA
- the LOC122604711 gene encoding homeobox-leucine zipper protein HDG11-like: MYIYVDVSKSYVQFDPTSRPVITGFLAKNGCIDHSLVADCAVHELSALALDKDGLFWTNDGLLSQLHYQQTFPRLKCKRTSSSSSSTPDVDGPNSSWTHSSRASAIVNMEHSSLAKKFTCPKAWLYLFPSIVSTAAGLRFLSRTPDGSVQLIQTQLQATTPLVPERIFVILRTCKKIDDSTWVVADVSVDSSLNVGYPCGCLIQGTADGLSQVTWVEHLEFKQSYLDPKLYNDLCSRGFAFGADRWVACLERSCERRSFHQTKAYFFNPNLAEEDPWEWEKRCVMRFSKRMVHHFCLNIISFGWKNPQSLCVSAPPQSKVLLKVNFSRYHNDPTELVILATATFSLPHSPDFVLKILGDERRRHELDASGRIGPLTEVACYTTGGDPRNKISVQANQSFGNELLLQEVSVSRSGSLVVWSLVTPSEPSFDLAKLGQSPKKWWFICHTGSTAGGSSHKGIMA, encoded by the exons atgtacaTATATGTTGATGTTTCCAAATCATACGTACAGTTTGATCCAACATCACGTCCAGTCATTACCGGTTTCTTAGCAAAGAATGGATGTATCGACCACTCCCTCGTTGCTGACTGCGCTGTCCATGAGTTGTCTGCTCTTGCTCTCGACAAAGATGGCCTTTTCTGGACCAACGACGGCCTTCTTAGCCAGCTACATTATCAACAAACTTTCCCCAGGCTCAAGTGTAAGAggaccagcagcagcagcagcagcacaCCAGATGTTGATGGGCCAAATTCTTCATGGACTCACTCATCCAGGGCTTCTGCTATTGTTAACATGGAACACTCCTCCCTGGCCAAGAAGTTCACCTGTCCT AAAGCTTGGCTATATCTGTTCCCATCCATAGTGTCAACAGCTGCTGGTCTTCGATTCTTGTCTCGTACCCCAGATGGCTCCGTGCAGCTT ATCCAAACACAGTTGCAGGCGACTACACCTCTTGTTCCCGAAAGGATCTTTGTTATCCTCAGAACTTGTAAAAAAATCGATGACTCGACTTGGGTAGTAGCTGACGTGTCAGTTGACAGCTCGCTAAACGTTGGTTACCCTTGTGGGTGTTTGATTCAAGGAACGGCCGATGGATTGTCCCAG GTCACATGGGTGGAGCATTTGGAATTCAAACAAAGTTACCTAGACCCCAAGCTCTACAACGATCTGTGCAGTAGAGGCTTTGCATTTGGAGCCGATCGATGGGTTGCGTGCCTTGAACGATCGTGTGAAAGAAGATCTTTTCATCAGACGAAGGCTTATTTTTTCAATCCAAACTTAGCAGAAG AGGATCCATGGGAGTGGGAGAAGAGATGTGTGATGAGGTTTTCAAAAAGGATGGTTCATCACTTCTGTTTAAATATTATTTCTTTTGGTTGGAAAAATCCGCAGTCCTTGTGTGTTTCTGCCCCCCCTCAGTCGAAGGTTCTTTTAAAGGTCAACTTCTCCCGCTATCATAATGATCCAACTGAACTTGTCATATTAGCAACCGCCACCTTTAGTCTGCCACATTCTCCAGACTTCGTCTTAAAAATCCTTGGGGATGAACGTAGACGTCACGAG CTGGATGCGTCTGGGAGGATTGGTCCACTCACAGAGGTGGCATGTTACACAACTGGTGGTGACCCCAGGAACAAGATATCAGTTCAG GCTAATCAGTCATTTGGCAATGAGCTCTTACTCCAAGAGGTGAGTGTTAGCCGGTCAGGCTCACTAGTGGTGTGGTCCTTGGTTACTCCAAGTGAGCCGTCGTTTGATCTTGCCAAACTTGGTCAAAGTCCCAAGAA GTGGTGGTTCATATGTCACACTGGGTCTACAGCAGGAGGCTCGTCGCATAAAGGGATCATGGCCTAA